The Caldisericia bacterium genomic sequence ATCTTAGGAATTATTTTGTTTCTTGGTGATAAAGGTATAATATTTTTGCAAAATTTTAGTTTAATATGGCCCTATCTATTGATTATTGGTGGATTTTTCATTATTTTAAAAAGTTTCATAAGAAAAAAATAGGAGGTTCAAGATGAACAGTATTAAGTTAAGAATAATTTTAGGAATTTTTTTATCAATTTTAAGTGCGCTTCTTATATTGCTTTCTTTTTCACCTTACAATTTATCTTTTTTAATTTTAATAAGTTTTATTCCAATGGTTATTTCTCAATATCTTCTTTTTCCAGAAAAAATTTCAAGTTTAGCTAAAGCAATAACAATTGGAGGGTTTTTATTTTTATATCTAAATGGTCTTTTTTCAGGTTTTGGACCGAAAGCTTGGCATATGAAATATCTTCCTATAATTATAGGTTTTTTAACATTTTTTATTGATAAAAATTTAAGAAAAAGTGATGAGAAGACAAATTTTAAATATTTTGTAATTGATGGAGTTTTCTCTTGGGTTGGAGTTGAATTGATAAGATCATTTATACCTGCATTTGGTACATGGGCTTTCCTTTCTTATACATTTTATAACATACCTTGGTTTATTCAACCTATTAAAATTTTTGGAATATTTGGTTTAAGTGTATTAATTGTTTTAATTAATTTCTCCTTAGGTTTTTTTATACTTAAATGGTTAAATAACAAATGGAGATTAAATGAAAAATTAATGGAAGTTTCTTTTTCTTTTGTAAAAAAATGGGTATCTATTTCTATCATAATTTTAATTTTTTGGGGGTTTTTAAGCTTAATTTTATGTAAAAAACCAAAAGGGGAGAGTATTAAAATTGGTATAACTCAAACAAATCCATTTGATTTAATTTCTTTAAAAAATTTATGGAGTGGTAATTTTACTGAAGAAGAGTTTGAAAATTTTAAATCAGAGAGTTTTAAAAGATTAATTGAAGATACAAAAAAAGCGAAGGAGTTTGGTGCTAAAATTGTAGTTTGGCCTGAAGGTGCTTTAAGTTATGATCCAAAAATTGAAAATAGCGAGACTTTTAAAAATCTTGTTAAGGAA encodes the following:
- a CDS encoding nitrilase-related carbon-nitrogen hydrolase encodes the protein MNSIKLRIILGIFLSILSALLILLSFSPYNLSFLILISFIPMVISQYLLFPEKISSLAKAITIGGFLFLYLNGLFSGFGPKAWHMKYLPIIIGFLTFFIDKNLRKSDEKTNFKYFVIDGVFSWVGVELIRSFIPAFGTWAFLSYTFYNIPWFIQPIKIFGIFGLSVLIVLINFSLGFFILKWLNNKWRLNEKLMEVSFSFVKKWVSISIIILIFWGFLSLILCKKPKGESIKIGITQTNPFDLISLKNLWSGNFTEEEFENFKSESFKRLIEDTKKAKEFGAKIVVWPEGALSYDPKIENSETFKNLVKELNIYLVIPYGVIEKNGYRNEVTILTPDGEFLGVFGKDHPVVFAQETSITRGKYPVYETELGGLGTIICYDLDFTDTARKVAKNGAQILLIPSADWPQIANKHYTHAIFRAVENGVSIVKSEWAYDSAFIDPFGRVLKKSVSFDGLRKVIVQDVPLGGLKPIQVYLGDYIGWFSFIGMIVIMILKSRKDKKII